The following proteins are co-located in the Sporolituus thermophilus DSM 23256 genome:
- a CDS encoding carbohydrate ABC transporter permease, with protein MGTNKLVHKLLWYLLVLLVVVPFFFPLFWIVSASFKTQAQIVSMPPVWLFTPTLENYQRVFVEQQFGRYLFNSAVIAVGSTLLSLIIGLPAAYTISRYKQRTLGIVILVARLMPGISYLIPWFMLFSKLRMVDTYTAVIASHMLVGLPLIVWIMVNYFDGLPRELEEAARVDGCTLQNAFFRIVLPLSGPGVLTASTLSFIFSWNNFMFSLVLSADRTKPLPIAIYNFVSYAEVSWGPVMAAAVVIITPAIILTMIFQRYVIKGLTMGAVKG; from the coding sequence ATGGGAACAAACAAATTGGTGCATAAGCTGTTATGGTATCTCCTGGTACTGCTGGTGGTGGTACCGTTCTTTTTCCCGCTCTTTTGGATCGTTTCCGCCTCGTTTAAAACGCAGGCCCAGATCGTGTCCATGCCCCCGGTATGGCTGTTTACCCCGACGCTTGAAAACTATCAACGTGTCTTTGTCGAGCAGCAGTTCGGCCGCTATCTGTTTAACAGCGCCGTCATCGCTGTGGGCTCAACGTTGTTATCGCTGATAATCGGCCTGCCTGCGGCCTACACCATTTCCCGCTATAAGCAGCGCACCCTGGGGATCGTCATCCTCGTTGCCCGCCTGATGCCCGGCATTTCCTACCTTATCCCCTGGTTCATGCTATTTTCCAAACTGCGCATGGTGGACACCTATACGGCCGTCATCGCCAGCCACATGCTGGTAGGGCTGCCGCTGATCGTCTGGATTATGGTAAACTATTTCGACGGCCTGCCGCGCGAATTGGAGGAAGCGGCCCGCGTCGACGGCTGCACGCTGCAGAACGCCTTTTTCCGCATAGTGCTGCCCCTATCGGGACCGGGCGTCCTGACGGCCAGTACGCTGTCTTTCATTTTTTCCTGGAATAATTTCATGTTTTCCCTGGTACTGAGCGCTGACCGGACCAAACCGCTGCCGATCGCGATCTACAACTTCGTCTCCTATGCCGAAGTCAGCTGGGGGCCGGTCATGGCGGCCGCCGTGGTTATTATCACCCCGGCCATCATTCTCACGATGATTTTCCAGCGCTATGTTATCAAAGGTCTGACCATGGGCGCTGTTAAAGGTTAA
- a CDS encoding carbohydrate ABC transporter permease — protein sequence MNDFIERNIRWLFPLPALIFIVLMMAFPVVYTIWISLTDLSMAQGGQGNFVGLKNYAEMLKDPRFFNAIKLTVYFTALAVGVETVLGVAIALILNREFVGKNLVKTLLLLPMVATPVAIGLAWTLFYEPTIGLGNYALKLLGLPPSKWLASPTAVIPSLALVDIWEWTPMVALIVLAGLAALPNDPYEAALVDGATPFQVFRYVTLPLLTPTILVAVVLRSIDAFKTFDIIYTMTAGGPGFASETLNIYAYNLGFGYFRFGAASSVLVALLALVLGFSILTLWFRKSWEQ from the coding sequence TTGAACGACTTTATTGAACGCAATATCCGTTGGCTTTTTCCGCTGCCAGCACTCATTTTTATTGTATTAATGATGGCCTTCCCGGTTGTTTACACCATCTGGATCAGTCTTACCGACCTCTCGATGGCGCAAGGCGGGCAAGGCAATTTCGTTGGTCTGAAAAACTATGCGGAAATGCTTAAAGACCCCCGCTTTTTTAATGCGATTAAGCTGACGGTCTACTTCACCGCTCTGGCCGTTGGCGTGGAAACCGTCCTGGGTGTAGCCATCGCGCTGATTCTTAACCGCGAGTTTGTCGGAAAAAATTTGGTCAAAACCCTACTACTTTTGCCCATGGTGGCAACGCCGGTAGCCATCGGCTTAGCCTGGACGCTCTTTTATGAGCCGACCATCGGCCTTGGCAACTATGCCCTTAAGCTGCTTGGCCTGCCGCCCTCCAAGTGGTTGGCATCGCCGACGGCGGTTATTCCGTCCCTGGCGCTCGTCGACATTTGGGAATGGACGCCGATGGTGGCGCTGATCGTCCTGGCCGGCCTGGCCGCACTGCCGAACGATCCTTATGAAGCCGCGCTCGTGGACGGAGCCACGCCGTTTCAGGTCTTCCGCTATGTGACGCTGCCGCTCCTTACCCCGACCATTCTGGTCGCGGTGGTGCTGCGGAGCATTGACGCCTTTAAAACGTTCGACATCATCTATACCATGACGGCCGGCGGTCCCGGCTTTGCTTCGGAAACGCTTAACATCTACGCTTATAACCTGGGCTTCGGCTACTTCCGGTTTGGCGCCGCCTCGTCGGTGCTGGTTGCCCTGCTCGCCCTTGTGCTCGGTTTCAGCATTCTTACCCTGTGGTTCCGCAAGTCATGGGAGCAATAG
- a CDS encoding ABC transporter substrate-binding protein — MKRFRNKWLLLALVLVFLVTAAGCGGGNQPKQGQGGQKFAGVTIRFLASNHPYPEAIKSLIPEFEKQTGIKVNMESYFEDQLTQKLTVELTSGSSTVDVFMTRPLQEGRLFSKNNWYQPLNSYINDANKTPASWNWGDFPKSTVDAVTFNNNINAIPLVTEWEMLFYRKDLFEQAGLKPPTTLEELEAAAKKLHNPSAEMYGIVSRGQRGAAVTQFSSYLYEYGGDFIKNGKAVIDSPEAVKALQYYGRILHDYGPPGVTNMSWPQAQALFASGKVAMWTDASTLLSGLLDPNKSKVADKVGLAPFPAGPAGFKPYNVVPWAVAISAQSKNKDAAWEFVKWLSSPEVMKKAQLAGNTTSRASIWNDQEVLAKLHPGLADIAKKTSPVAVPYDRPLMTAVGEARDAIGDVIVKAIETGGAGDIAAAAKEAAAKVDALLQKAGENK; from the coding sequence TTGAAACGGTTCCGTAACAAATGGCTGCTGCTGGCGCTGGTTCTGGTCTTTTTGGTGACGGCGGCCGGCTGCGGTGGCGGCAACCAGCCCAAACAAGGGCAGGGCGGACAAAAGTTCGCCGGTGTGACGATCCGCTTCCTCGCGTCCAACCATCCGTATCCCGAGGCTATTAAATCGCTAATTCCCGAGTTTGAGAAGCAGACCGGCATCAAGGTCAATATGGAAAGCTACTTTGAAGACCAGCTTACCCAGAAGCTTACGGTTGAGCTGACTTCCGGCTCATCGACGGTGGACGTCTTCATGACCCGTCCGCTCCAAGAGGGCCGCCTGTTTAGCAAGAATAACTGGTATCAACCCCTTAACAGCTACATAAACGATGCCAATAAGACGCCGGCTAGCTGGAATTGGGGCGACTTCCCCAAATCCACCGTTGACGCCGTGACGTTCAACAATAATATTAATGCCATCCCGCTTGTTACCGAGTGGGAAATGCTCTTCTACCGCAAAGACCTCTTTGAGCAGGCTGGCCTGAAACCGCCGACCACTCTCGAGGAACTCGAAGCGGCCGCCAAGAAGCTGCATAACCCATCGGCCGAAATGTACGGCATCGTGTCCCGCGGTCAGCGTGGCGCCGCCGTTACCCAGTTCTCCAGCTACCTGTACGAATATGGCGGCGACTTTATCAAAAACGGCAAGGCGGTCATCGATTCGCCGGAAGCCGTTAAGGCCCTGCAGTACTATGGCCGCATTCTCCATGACTATGGCCCGCCCGGCGTGACCAATATGTCCTGGCCCCAGGCCCAAGCCCTGTTTGCCAGCGGCAAGGTGGCCATGTGGACCGATGCCAGCACGCTGCTGTCCGGCCTGTTAGACCCCAACAAGTCCAAAGTTGCCGATAAAGTTGGCCTGGCGCCCTTCCCGGCCGGCCCGGCTGGCTTTAAGCCTTACAACGTAGTACCATGGGCCGTTGCTATTTCCGCCCAGTCCAAGAACAAGGACGCGGCCTGGGAATTTGTTAAGTGGCTGTCCAGCCCTGAAGTCATGAAGAAGGCCCAACTGGCCGGCAACACAACTTCCCGTGCTTCCATCTGGAATGATCAGGAAGTACTTGCCAAGCTCCATCCCGGCCTGGCCGACATCGCCAAGAAAACCTCGCCTGTCGCCGTACCGTATGACCGCCCGCTGATGACGGCTGTCGGCGAAGCCCGCGACGCGATCGGCGACGTCATTGTCAAAGCCATCGAGACCGGCGGTGCCGGCGACATTGCCGCCGCAGCCAAGGAGGCAGCGGCGAAAGTCGATGCCCTGCTGCAAAAAGCCGGCGAAAATAAATAA